One window of the Salvelinus fontinalis isolate EN_2023a chromosome 2, ASM2944872v1, whole genome shotgun sequence genome contains the following:
- the LOC129817239 gene encoding nuclear pore complex protein Nup98-Nup96-like isoform X5, with protein sequence MFNKSFGAPFGGGTGGFGTSSTFGQQNTGFGATTGGFGASAFGATNNTGGLFGATQNKPVVTANPQQIHTGAGRGGGLFGSSTFSQPVTSSTSSGFGFGTASGTSTSLFGSTNTGGGGGLFSQQSNAFGAAKPASFGTFGTSTASSGGLFGATNSNPFGGASASLFGASGFTQQAAQPGTTVKFNPATGSDTMVKGGVTTSINTKHQCITAMKEYENKSLEELRLEDYQAGRKGPTNPMAAPTGGLFGAAAAATPSTGAAGLFGSSATNTGFSFGQAKTNFGTSTGGFGAATGSLFGQQQQPQQAQQAASLFKPFGQATTTPNTGFSFGNTSTMGQPQQTSTMGGLFGSTAASQAGGLFGNTAQTTPATGFGTGTGLFGQTNTAFGNVGTQQSLFGNKTAGFGATTTSASSFGTGTGLFGNKSALTLGTGTNPSNFGFGPTAAGGSLFGNKAAAGGLGTGLGAGFGAGAFGPQGFSTGTSTLGFGAQQQPVALTDPNAAAAQQAVLQQQINALAYSPFGDSPLFRNPLSDPKKKEERLKPTNPAAQKALTTPTHYKLTPRPATRVRPKALTSSGSSKSQLFDGLDDDEPSLTNGAFMPRKSIKKLVLKNLNGSSLYSSPINRDTDDLASPPEYPLNGLSASVDEDDYVREVVEGGAEDDLEINKFYTKPSLQDTISELNTHRVGARGRNGLEVSSEDISLGEDSIQEEREEEVQEVPPHPAGIVLCRVGYYTIPAMDELSKMVDENGVCVVENFTVGRKGYGSVFFHGEVNVTGLNLDEIVHFRRKEVIVYPDDKNKPAEGEGLNRRAEVTLDGVWPNDKTTCTQIKSPERLSEMNYEGRLENASRKQGARFLEYRPETGSWVFEVAHFSKYGLQDSDEDEEVPLKVDPKKLKTATTLPPGLQQLSPSQQQVAPQAQSKAVLELLSRMSEVDSDMADITQDAPGESMLEEEGESGMGEEKGSRLGTVTPTEHNPVSASSQIASSLGINPHTLQIMKASLFAEDDDGDMFLEQGGMKSSLDRASPRILLPGTQGRPSIGGLLQTRFSGAGLFPQLPDVPFGGGLPGRLSMSRPSAVVPEPSRLSPWPSLGPSFLLPAPAAEATVRTVGARRLGGPVAPENSVTLGKGRLLMDAALFTGRSFRVGWGPGWTLVHCGDRLSGAGDKEQDQGDTGAGGFGFLPKHAKSKQLSDSPFKVVIEQVVGLEPRDSEESQAVYQRPLEIGLKHSTISTEGSCPFIQPQSGVAALHEYVEWITDLNQEAGAGDRVLAHWALVWTLCEALWGRLGTTEPGTSGYLQQLERRRSFSAWLSHSATQRIEEEVGLSQGGGHVEAIFSYLTGHRISDACRLAQKSGDHRLSLLLSQAVGSQYGRELLALQLGDWNRMQTDSFLQEERLRIFALLAGKPVWQSTDCVVNVCSELDWKRCVAVHLWYMLPPTASIADALAKYEAAFQGSAEGQKYACAPLPPYLDQSDRLDMEEEESKRPLYDICFHLLKLYSDRHYSLQELLDPLTVTWDRLDYRLSWHLWSVLQALHYTHLSPARQGLIHTSYAAQLESAGLWDMAIYVLLHISEDMLRERAVREMLQLHCPLLETEESAQKERFLTERLLIPEQWLHLAKATRARRETDRHREALHLYRAGHWNLCHRLVIQHLASDCIINDNHEYLLEFLEGLAVPERSAVIQDWDTAGRVYLDYIRVIQTLHAIQQMDSAGYKLERLHTEVTSLCSRIELLPCSTAKDRLAQSDMAKRVANILRVVLSLQQGGEGGEIPLSQLAPHIGRLPMPEDYALEELRSLTQSYLRQLIVS encoded by the exons ATGTTCAACAAGTCATTTGGTGCTCCTTTCGGGGGAGGGACCGGAGGATTTGGAACTTCATCCACGTTTGGACAACAAA ACACTGGCTTTGGGGCGACGACAGGTGGCTTCGGGGCCTCAGCATTTGGGGCGACCAACAACACTGGAGGACTCTTTGGGGCGACGCAAAATAAGCCAG TGGTGACAGCCAATCCTCAGCAAATCCACACTGGTGCAGGTAGAGGAG GTGGCCTGTTTGGTTCCAGTACGTTCAGCCAGCCCGTAACGTCGTCCACCAGTAGCGGCTTTGGGTTTGGCACGGCCAGCGGCACATCCACTAGCCTGTTCGGCAGCACCAACACGGGCGGCGGCGGAGGACTCTTCTCCCAGCAGAGCAATGCTTTCGGAGCCGCCAAACCAGCCTCCTTTGGCA CGTTTGGCACGAGCACGGCCAGCAGCGGGGGGCTGTTTGGGGCGACCAACTCCAACCCCTTTGGAGGGGCGTCTGCCTCCCTGTTCGGAGCTTCAGGGTTCACCCAGCAAGCCGCTCAGCCAGGCACCACTGTCAAGTTCAAC CCTGCAACGGGAAGTGACACCATGGTGAAAGGGGGTGTGACCACGAGCATTAACACCAAGCACCAGTGCATCACGGCCATGAAGGAGTATGAGAACAAATCACTGGAG GAGCTGAGGTTGGAGGACTACCAGGCAGGAAGGAAGGGCCCCACTAACCCCATGGCTGCACCGACGGGGGGTCTCTTTGGGGCTGCGGCCGCAGCCACCCCCAGTACGGGGGCTGCAGGGTTGTTTGGCTCCTCGGCCACCAACACAGGCTTCTCCTTCGGCCAGGCCAAAACCAACTTCGGCACCA GTACGGGTGGGTTTGGTGCAGCCACAGGCAGTCTGTTTGGCCAGCAGCAACAGCCCCAGCAGGCCCAGCAGGCAGCCAGCCTGTTCAAGCCCTTCGGTCAGGCCACAACCACACCCAACACAGGATTCTCCTTCGGCAACACCAGCACCATGGGCCAGCCCCAACAAACCAGCACCATG GGGGGTCTGTTTGGGAGCACCGCGGCGTCCCAGGCAGGGGGGTTGTTTGGAAACACAGCTCAGACCACACCAGCCACTGGCTTTGGGACAGGCACCGGGCTCTTCGGACAAACCAACACCGCCTTCGGGAACGTCGGCACACAG CAGAGCTTGTTTGGTAATAAGACGGCAGGGTTTGGAGCCACCACCACCAGCGCGTCGTCGTTTGGCACAGGCACCGGACTCTTCGGAAACAAATCCGCCCTCACCCTCGGAACAGGCACCAACCCATCTAACTTCG GTTTTGGACCCACTGCTGCTGGCGGAAGCCTCTTTGGGAACAAGGCGGCAGCAGGAGGACTGGGGACTGGACTGGGAGCTGGCTTTGGAGCAG GAGCGTTCGGACCGCAGGGATTCAGCACAGGAACCAGCACTCTGGGCTTCGGAGCACAACAACAGCCTGTCG cgcTGACAGACCCTAACGCAGCGGCGGCCCAGCAGGCAGTGCTGCAGCAGCAGATCAATGCTCTGGCCTACTCCCCCTTTGGTGACTCCCCCCTCTTCAGAAACCCCCTCTCTGACCCCAAGAAAAAGGAGGAGCGTCTAAAGCCCACCAATCCGGCGGCCCAGAAGGCGTTGACCACGCCCACTCACTACAAGCTGACGCCGCGGCCTGCAACACGTGTGCGGCCCAAAGCTCTGACGTCTTCGGGCTCCTCCAAGTCTCAGCTGTTTGACGGGCTGGATGACGACGAGCCTTCTCTCACCAATGGAGCCTTCATGCCCAG GAAGAGCATCAAGAAGCTGGTGCTGAAGAACCTGAATGGCAGCAGCCTGTACAGCAGCCCAATCAACAGAGacacagatgacctggcctctccACCGGAGTACCCCCTCAACGGACTCAG TGCCAGTGTGGACGAGGATGATTATGtgagggaggtggtggagggaggggcCGAGGATGACCTGGAGATCAACAAGTTCTACACCAAGCCCAGCCTGCAGGACACCATCTCAGAGCTCAACACCCATAGGGTGGGGGCCAGGGGCAGGAATGGCCTGGAG GTGAGCAGCGAGGACATATCGCTGGGGGAGGACTCCATACAGGAGGAGCGAGAGGAGGAGGTGCAGGAGGTTCCCCCACATCCTGCAGGTATCGTTCTGTGCCGTGTGGGATACTATACCATCCCCGCCATGGACGAGCTGTCCAAGATGGTGGACGAGAACGGCGTGTGTGTGGTGGAGAACTTCACCGTGGGCAGAAAAG GTTACGGTTCAGTGTTTTTCCATGGCGAGGTGAATGTGACTGGGCTGAACCTGGATGAGATTGTTCACTTCAGACGCAAAGAGGTCATCGTCTACCCCGACGACAAGAACAAGCCTGCTGAGGGGGAGGGGCTCAACAG GCGAGCGGAGGTGACTCTGGATGGGGTGTGGCCTAATGATAAGACCACTTGTACTCAGATAAAGAGCCCTGAGCGTCTGTCTGAGATGAACTACGAGGGCCGCCTGGAGAACGCCTCACGCAAACAGGGCGCCCGCTTCCTTGAGTACCGCCCCGAGACCGGCTCCTGGGTGTTTGAA gtGGCCCACTTCTCTAAGTACGGCCTGCAGGACTCTGACGAGGATGAGGAAGTGCCTCTCAAAGTGGACCCCAAGAAGCTGAAGACGGCCACAACACTGCCCCCGGGGCTGCAGCAGCTTTCTCCCTCCCAGCAGCAGGTGGCGCCACAGGCTCAG TCCAAGGCTGTGCTGGAGCTGCTGAGTCGCATGTCTGAGGTGGACAGTGACATGGCCGACATTACCCAGGATGCCCCAGGGGAGAGCATgttggaagaggagggggagagcggCATGGGGGAGGAGAAGGGCAGTCGGCTGGGGACTGTGACCCCCACAGAACACAACCCTGTCTCTGCATCCAGTCAGATCGCCTCCTCGCTGGGAATCAACCCTCACACTCTCCAG ATCATGAAGGCATCTCTGTTtgctgaggatgatgatggtgacaTGTTCCTGGAGCAGGGAGGAATGAAGAGCTCTCTAGACAGGGCCTCCCCTCGCATCCTCCTGCCTGGCACCCAGGGCAGGCCCTCCA tcgGTGGTCTCCTGCAGACTCGTTTCAGCGGGGCAGGTCTCTTCCCTCAGCTCCCTGATGTGCCCTTTGGAGGGGGCCTTCCCGGGAGGCTGTCCATGTCTCGGCCGTCCGCGGTGGTTCCTGAGCCCTCGCGGCTCTCCCCCTGGCCCTCGCTGGGGCCCTCATTCCTGCTGCCGGCCCCAGCGGCAGAGGCCACTGTACGGACGGTGGGGGCTCGACGCCTGGGGGGCCCTGTGGCCCCAGAGAACTCAGTCACACTGGGGAAG GGCCGTCTGCTGATGGATGCAGCTCTGTTCACGGGCCGGTCGTTCCGGGTTGGCTGGGGTCCAGGCTGGACTCTGGTCCACTGTGGAGACAGGCTGAGTGGGGCTGGGGACAAGGAGCAGGACCAGGGAGACACAGGAGCTGGAGGTTTTGGATTTCTGCCTAAACATGCCAAGAGCAAACA ACTCTCAGACAGTCCGTTCAAGGTGGTGATCGAGCAGGTGGTTGGTCTGGAGCCGCGGGACAGTGAGGAGAGCCAGGCGGTGTACCAGCGGCCCCTGGAGATCGGCCTGAAGCacagcaccatcagtacagaggGGTCCTGCCCCTTCATCCAGCCCCAGAGTGGGGTGGCCGCCTTGCACGAGTACGTGGAGtggatcactgacctcaaccAGGAGGCTGGTGCCGGAGACA gggTCCTTGCTCACTGGGCTCTGGTGTGGACTCTGTGTGAGGCCTTGTGGGGTCGGCTGGGTACGACAGAACCTGGTACCAGCGGCTACCTGCAgcagctggagaggaggaggagcttcTCAGCCTGGCTGTCCCACAGCGCAACGCAGAGGATCGAGGAAGAGGTGGGCCTGAGCCAGGGGGGAGGACATGTGGAGGCCATCTTCAGCTACCTCACTGGACACCGCATCAGTGACGCCTGCAGGCTGGCTCAGAAGAGTG GGGACCACCGCCTCTCCCTGCTGCTGTCCCAGGCGGTGGGCTCTCAGTATGGCCGGGAGCTGCTGGCGCTGCAGCTTGGAGACTGGAACAGAATGCAAACGGACTCATTCCTGCAGGAGGAGAGGCTACGCATCTTCGCCCTGCTCGCCGGGAAACCT GTGTGGCAGTCTACAGACTGTGTGGTGAACGTGTGTTCAGAGCTGGACTGGAAGCGTTGTGTGgcggtccacctgtggtacatgcTGCCTCCCACCGCCTCCATCGCTGATGCCCTGGCCAAGTACGAAGCCGCCTTCCAGGGCTCTGCAGAGGGTCAGAAGTACGCCTGCGCCCCCCTGCCACCCTACCTTGACCAATCAGACCGGCTGGACATGGAGGAAGAAGAGTCTAAACGGCCACTCTACGACATCTGTTTCCACCTGCTCAAACTATACAGCGACAG ACACTACAGCCTGCAGGAGTTGTTGGACCCGCTGACGGTGACGTGGGACCGTCTGGACTACCGTCTGAGCTGGCACCTGTGGTCGGTCCTGCAGGCGCTGCACTACACACACCTGAGCCCCGCCCGACAGGGCCTCATACACACCAGCTACGCTGCCCAGCTGGAGAGCGCTGGCCTCTGGGACATGGCAATCTATGTACTGCTGCACATATCTGAGGACAT GCTCCGTGAGCGTGCGGTGAGGGAGATGCTCCAACTCCACTGCCCTCTGCTGGAGACGGAGGAGTCTGCCCAGAAAGAGCGCTTCCTCACAGAAAGACTACTGATCCCAGAACAGTGGCTCCACCTGGCCAAAGCTACTAGAgccagaagagagacagacagacacagagaggccCTGCACCTGTACAGAGCAGGCCACTGGAACCTCTGCCATAGGCTGGTCATACAACACCTAGCCTCAG ACTGTATCATTAATGATAACCATGAGTACCTGTTGGAGTTCTTGGAGGGGCTGGCTGTTCCAGAGCGCAGTGCTGTGATCCAGGACTGGGACACGGCAGGCAGAGTCTACCTGGACTACATCAGAGTCATACAGACCTTACACGCCATACAACAG ATGGACAGTGCTGGTTATAAGCTGGAACGTCTACACACCGAGGTGACATCACTCTGCAGCAGGATAGAGCTCCTCCCCTGCTCCACCGCCAAGGACCGTCTCGCCCAATCAG ATATGGCCAAGCGAGTGGCTAACATCCTGCGTGTGGTGTTGAGTCTGCAGCAGGGTGGTGAGGGTGGCGAGATCCCCTTGTCCCAGCTAGCGCCCCACATCGGCCGTCTGCCCATGCCTGAGGACTATGCCCTCGAGGAGCTCCGGAGCCTCACCCAATCATACCTGAGACAGCTCATCGTCAGCTAA